A genome region from Gemmatimonadaceae bacterium includes the following:
- a CDS encoding ATP-binding protein, giving the protein MAAFLAVTLVLLVGGYGYYRIEADAIQQAQYGAVAAVGRLKADEIQQWRRERIGDAAVLARNPFISGALGELSGGVARPALLAQLREYLKITAAAYGYVDAAFIAPDGRVLVGGNGTVVSVDSATRRAVAASLASRGAVLSDLFRGRGGAVYIDAVAVVRDSAGRPVGAAMLRTDAHAYLYPLIQTWPTPSRSAETVLVEREGDDVVALSDLRYAPNTALRWRRPLSQTNYPSAQAVLGRVGQVEGLDYRGVKVLADLRPIAGSPWFMVAKVDSGELLAEARYRAMLIGLVVASLILLAAAVTASGYRRKQAGIYRELYELERGAQEALRASEARYRSLFEHMLNGFAYCRMEYDAAGRPVDFVYLDVNAAFTRLSGLTGAIGKRVSELLPGIREVSPELFELYGRVASTGVPEVVEFDFKSNQQWLMLSVYSSEPGHFAAVFDDITERKRAEEALRLSLERFQMANQATFDVIWDFDVTADTLWRNDNFQVLFGDSPAEVEPGLESWTTRLHPDDRDRVREGLRSALDSTSASWSDTYRFRRHDGTYAVVEDRGRIARDAAGRAVRVIGAMQDVTEVRRTEERVRRLNRVYAVLSEINEGIVRIRDLQALYERACEIAVGRGLFRMAWVGLVDPATQAVRVAASAGVSDGYLSRLDIVLSDPRRAGGPTGTALRTGRHDVSNDIANDPRMAPWRDDSLRLGYRASAAFPLTVSGATRGAFTLYATEPGFFDHDELALLDDLAMNIGFAMELAAQAEQRRQLEAQFLQAQKMETVGRLAGGIAHDFNNLLTVINGTTSLAMDQVPPADPLRRDLAEIQAAGERAANLTRQLLAFSRQQILKPDVVDLNGLVGGMHTMVQRLIGEDVNLVIIPGKELGSVRADPRQLEQVLLNLVVNARDAMPDGGTLTIETRNVELDAAHAELHASVRPGAHVLLSVADTGVGMDEVTQQRIFEPFFTTKEAGKGTGLGLATVYGIVKQSEGSIWAYSEPGQGSTFKIYLPRVDAVPHARVTARTAAHAPGTETILLVEDEVAVRRLAERILTSAGYTVLAAG; this is encoded by the coding sequence GTGGCGGCCTTCTTGGCCGTCACGCTGGTGCTGCTCGTGGGCGGCTACGGCTACTACCGGATAGAGGCGGACGCCATCCAGCAGGCGCAGTACGGCGCCGTGGCCGCGGTGGGGCGCCTGAAGGCCGACGAGATCCAGCAGTGGCGCCGGGAGCGCATTGGCGATGCGGCGGTCCTGGCGCGGAATCCATTCATCAGCGGCGCGCTCGGCGAACTCTCGGGCGGCGTCGCGCGGCCCGCGCTGCTGGCGCAACTGCGTGAGTACCTGAAGATCACCGCCGCCGCGTATGGATATGTCGACGCAGCGTTCATCGCGCCCGACGGCCGGGTGCTCGTTGGGGGCAACGGCACCGTGGTGTCGGTCGATTCGGCCACGCGGCGGGCCGTGGCGGCGTCGCTCGCCTCGCGTGGGGCCGTGCTGTCGGACCTGTTCCGCGGGCGCGGCGGCGCGGTGTACATCGACGCCGTGGCGGTGGTCCGGGACTCGGCCGGCCGGCCGGTGGGCGCGGCGATGCTGCGGACCGACGCGCACGCGTATCTGTATCCGCTGATCCAGACCTGGCCCACGCCCAGTCGCAGCGCCGAGACCGTGCTCGTGGAGCGCGAGGGCGACGACGTCGTGGCGCTCAGCGATCTGCGGTACGCACCGAACACGGCGCTCCGCTGGCGGCGTCCCTTGAGCCAGACCAACTATCCCTCCGCCCAGGCGGTGCTCGGCCGGGTTGGCCAGGTGGAGGGGTTGGACTATCGCGGCGTGAAGGTGCTGGCGGACCTGCGCCCCATCGCCGGATCACCCTGGTTCATGGTGGCCAAGGTGGACTCCGGCGAACTGCTGGCCGAAGCGCGCTACCGGGCGATGCTGATCGGGCTCGTGGTGGCCTCGCTCATCCTGCTGGCGGCGGCCGTCACGGCCAGCGGCTATCGGCGCAAGCAGGCCGGCATCTACCGCGAGTTGTACGAGTTGGAGCGTGGAGCCCAGGAAGCATTGCGAGCGAGCGAAGCGCGCTACCGGTCGTTGTTCGAACACATGCTCAACGGATTCGCGTATTGCCGGATGGAGTACGACGCGGCGGGGCGGCCGGTGGATTTCGTCTACCTCGACGTCAACGCGGCGTTCACGCGCCTCAGCGGGCTCACGGGGGCGATCGGGAAGCGCGTGAGCGAACTCCTTCCCGGCATCCGCGAGGTGAGCCCCGAACTGTTCGAGTTGTATGGGCGCGTGGCGTCCACCGGCGTGCCCGAGGTGGTGGAGTTCGACTTCAAGTCCAATCAGCAATGGCTCATGCTCTCGGTGTACAGCTCGGAGCCCGGGCATTTTGCCGCGGTGTTCGACGACATCACCGAGCGCAAGCGCGCCGAGGAGGCGCTGCGGTTGAGTCTGGAGCGTTTCCAGATGGCGAACCAGGCGACGTTCGACGTCATCTGGGATTTTGACGTGACCGCCGACACGCTCTGGCGCAACGACAACTTCCAGGTGCTGTTCGGCGATTCGCCCGCGGAGGTGGAGCCGGGCCTGGAGTCGTGGACCACCCGCCTGCACCCCGATGATCGCGACCGCGTGCGCGAGGGGCTGCGGTCGGCGCTCGATTCGACGAGCGCGAGCTGGTCGGACACGTATCGCTTCCGGCGCCACGACGGCACGTACGCGGTGGTGGAGGATCGGGGGCGGATTGCCCGCGACGCCGCCGGGCGCGCGGTGCGCGTGATCGGGGCGATGCAGGATGTGACCGAGGTGCGGCGCACCGAGGAGCGCGTGCGCCGGCTGAATCGGGTGTACGCCGTGCTGAGCGAGATCAACGAGGGCATCGTGCGCATCCGCGACCTGCAGGCGCTGTACGAACGCGCGTGCGAGATCGCGGTGGGGCGGGGCCTGTTCCGCATGGCGTGGGTGGGGTTGGTGGACCCCGCCACGCAGGCGGTGCGCGTGGCGGCGTCGGCCGGCGTGTCCGACGGGTATCTGTCGCGCCTCGACATCGTGCTCAGCGACCCCAGGCGCGCGGGCGGCCCCACGGGCACCGCGCTCCGCACCGGCCGCCACGACGTCAGCAACGACATCGCCAACGACCCGCGCATGGCGCCGTGGCGCGACGATTCGCTGCGCCTGGGCTACCGGGCGTCGGCGGCGTTCCCGCTCACCGTGAGCGGCGCCACGCGGGGCGCGTTCACGCTCTACGCCACCGAACCGGGCTTCTTTGACCACGATGAGCTGGCGCTGCTCGACGATCTGGCCATGAACATCGGGTTTGCGATGGAGCTGGCGGCGCAGGCCGAGCAGCGCCGCCAACTGGAGGCCCAGTTTCTGCAGGCGCAGAAGATGGAGACCGTGGGGCGTCTGGCAGGCGGGATCGCGCACGATTTCAATAACCTGCTCACCGTGATCAACGGGACGACGAGCCTCGCCATGGACCAGGTGCCGCCGGCGGATCCCCTGCGCCGCGATCTGGCGGAGATCCAGGCAGCCGGCGAGCGGGCCGCCAATCTGACTCGCCAGTTGCTCGCGTTCAGTCGTCAGCAGATCCTCAAGCCCGACGTCGTGGACCTGAACGGGCTGGTGGGCGGCATGCACACCATGGTGCAGCGGCTGATCGGCGAGGACGTGAACCTGGTGATCATTCCGGGCAAGGAGTTGGGGAGCGTGCGGGCCGATCCGCGCCAGTTGGAGCAGGTGCTGCTCAACCTGGTGGTCAACGCGCGCGACGCGATGCCGGACGGCGGCACGCTGACCATCGAGACGCGCAACGTGGAACTCGACGCGGCCCACGCCGAGTTGCACGCGTCGGTGCGGCCGGGCGCCCACGTGCTGCTGTCGGTGGCCGACACGGGCGTGGGCATGGACGAGGTGACCCAGCAGCGCATCTTCGAGCCGTTCTTCACGACCAAGGAAGC
- a CDS encoding M1 family metallopeptidase codes for MINPLSIAKRLSAARSLLLAAAGVWLLAAPAAAQLYTPRNVKQAYANGTRALDGMPGAKYWQNRGRYSITISALPPDRRVSGTEQITYFNNSPDTLKTLVIKLFPNSHKPGAPRDGGTSEDGLTSGVHIRSFAVNGTAEAWDNSPRFFSWQPVKLPAALAPHDSVRLAFAWYYDLPKRPSRQGVIDSTTFYIAYFYPRVAVFDDYNGWDTMDHAGHEFYSDFNDYDVTVNVPANFIVWGTGTLTNAAALLQPEPLRRFQASFTSDSTIRVATHAEVLDHAVTTQGVMNSWHFTARDIPDMAFGLSDHYDWDAASVLVDNAAHRRASVQAAYNDTAADFHQMVQFGRHSLDFLSHTWPGVPYPYEKTTEFQGGAGMEYPMMANDESYADPAFAEFVAAHEIAHTYTPFYMGTNETRYGFMDEGWATTFEYLINQVDMGMDKATALFKQFRVNRWAADPSPLEDLPIITPSDALTGGAYGINAYGKPALGYLAMKDLLGDALFAKSLHAYMERWHGKHPSPWDFFYTFDNVSGRNLDWFWSNWFMSNYYIDLAVRGVAKHGNDYTVAVENIGGMDAPFNLIVHFADGSVVNLHQTPAVWEKNQKQAEVAFRSNQTVKSVDIDGGIWVDANPANNVWTAK; via the coding sequence ATGATTAATCCACTGTCCATCGCCAAGCGGCTGTCGGCCGCCCGGTCGCTGCTGCTGGCGGCCGCCGGCGTGTGGCTGCTGGCCGCGCCCGCCGCGGCGCAGTTGTACACGCCGCGCAACGTCAAGCAGGCGTACGCCAACGGCACTCGCGCCCTCGACGGCATGCCCGGCGCCAAGTACTGGCAGAACCGCGGCCGTTACTCGATCACCATCTCGGCGCTGCCGCCCGATCGGCGCGTGTCGGGCACGGAGCAGATCACGTACTTCAACAACAGCCCCGACACATTGAAGACGCTGGTGATCAAGCTGTTCCCCAACTCGCACAAGCCCGGCGCGCCACGCGACGGCGGCACGTCCGAAGACGGGCTCACGTCCGGCGTCCACATCCGGTCGTTCGCGGTGAACGGCACCGCCGAGGCGTGGGACAACAGTCCGCGGTTCTTCAGTTGGCAGCCCGTGAAGTTGCCCGCCGCGCTGGCGCCGCACGACTCCGTGCGCCTGGCGTTCGCGTGGTACTACGACCTGCCCAAGCGCCCCAGCCGCCAGGGCGTGATCGACTCCACCACGTTCTACATCGCCTACTTCTATCCGCGCGTGGCCGTGTTCGACGACTACAACGGCTGGGACACGATGGATCACGCCGGTCACGAGTTCTACAGCGACTTCAACGACTACGACGTGACGGTGAACGTCCCCGCCAACTTCATCGTCTGGGGCACCGGCACGCTCACCAACGCGGCGGCGCTGCTGCAGCCCGAGCCGCTGCGGCGGTTCCAGGCGTCGTTCACCTCCGACTCCACGATCCGCGTGGCCACGCACGCCGAGGTGCTCGATCACGCGGTCACCACGCAGGGCGTCATGAACAGCTGGCACTTCACGGCTCGCGACATCCCCGACATGGCGTTCGGCCTCAGCGACCATTATGACTGGGACGCGGCCAGCGTGCTCGTGGACAACGCGGCCCACCGGCGGGCCAGCGTGCAGGCGGCGTACAACGACACCGCCGCCGATTTCCACCAGATGGTGCAGTTCGGCCGCCACTCGCTGGACTTCCTGTCGCACACGTGGCCCGGCGTGCCCTACCCGTACGAGAAGACCACCGAATTCCAGGGTGGCGCGGGCATGGAGTACCCGATGATGGCCAACGACGAGTCGTACGCCGACCCCGCGTTCGCCGAGTTCGTGGCCGCGCACGAGATCGCGCACACGTATACGCCCTTCTATATGGGCACGAACGAGACCCGGTACGGCTTCATGGATGAGGGGTGGGCCACCACCTTCGAGTATCTGATCAACCAGGTGGACATGGGCATGGACAAGGCCACCGCCCTGTTCAAGCAGTTCCGCGTGAACCGGTGGGCCGCCGATCCGTCGCCGCTCGAGGACCTGCCCATCATCACGCCGTCCGACGCGCTCACCGGCGGCGCCTACGGCATCAACGCCTACGGCAAGCCGGCCCTCGGCTACCTGGCCATGAAGGACCTGCTGGGCGACGCGCTGTTCGCCAAGTCCCTGCACGCGTACATGGAGCGCTGGCACGGCAAGCACCCCTCGCCCTGGGACTTCTTCTATACGTTCGACAACGTGTCGGGCCGGAACCTGGACTGGTTCTGGAGCAACTGGTTCATGAGCAACTACTACATCGATCTGGCGGTGCGCGGCGTGGCCAAGCACGGCAACGACTACACGGTGGCCGTGGAGAACATCGGCGGCATGGACGCGCCGTTCAATCTGATCGTGCACTTCGCCGACGGCAGCGTGGTCAACCTGCACCAGACGCCGGCCGTCTGGGAAAAGAATCAGAAGCAGGCCGAGGTGGCCTTCCGCAGCAATCAGACGGTGAAGTCGGTGGACATCGACGGCGGCATCTGGGTGGACGCCAACCCGGCCAACAACGTCTGGACGGCCAAGTAG
- a CDS encoding TIGR00730 family Rossman fold protein encodes MLQTLCVFCASSPGADPRYVAAARAFGTLVARSGRRIVYGGGNTGLMGELADAALGASGEVIGLMPKHLADREVAHRGLTRLEIVGSMHERKARLAEMADGFVALPGGLGTLEEFTEIWTWGQLGLHAKPYGLLNVAGYYTPLLAFLDHAVAERFVRPEHRAMVRVAEDPAALLEALEAARPAVLPKWIDRTAT; translated from the coding sequence ATGCTCCAGACTCTCTGCGTCTTCTGCGCGTCGAGCCCCGGCGCCGACCCGCGCTACGTGGCCGCGGCGCGAGCGTTCGGCACGCTCGTGGCGCGGTCGGGCCGGCGGATCGTGTACGGCGGCGGGAACACGGGGCTGATGGGGGAACTGGCCGACGCCGCGCTTGGCGCGAGCGGCGAGGTGATCGGGCTCATGCCCAAGCATCTGGCCGACCGCGAGGTGGCGCACCGGGGGCTCACGCGGCTGGAGATCGTGGGCTCGATGCACGAGCGCAAGGCCAGGCTGGCCGAGATGGCGGACGGCTTCGTGGCGCTTCCCGGCGGGCTGGGCACGCTGGAGGAGTTCACCGAGATCTGGACCTGGGGGCAGTTGGGGCTGCACGCCAAGCCATACGGATTGCTCAATGTGGCCGGCTACTACACGCCGCTGCTGGCGTTCCTGGACCATGCGGTGGCCGAGCGCTTCGTGCGCCCCGAGCACCGGGCGATGGTGCGGGTGGCCGAGGATCCCGCGGCGCTGCTCGAGGCGCTGGAGGCCGCGCGCCCGGCGGTGCTGCCCAAGTGGATCGACCGGACGGCCACCTGA
- a CDS encoding beta-L-arabinofuranosidase domain-containing protein produces MPSSRRDFLVRSASAAAALSLGLRGTASASVLTAAEREQALADGVVPDKMVRARPVPLGNVRVLGGPLKHAQEMDGKYLLSLDPDRMLAYYRIRAGLAPKAPGYGGWDGDGHNLTGHIAGHHLSAVSLMYRATGDERFKQRADYLVAGLKEVQDKNGDGYLSALEHGREAFGELQRGIIRSQPFDLNGLWSPWYTLHKTFAGLRDAYRHTGNRAALDVETKFAAWAEGILAPLDAQQLAEMLNTEQGGMNEVLADLWADTGDERWLRLSYRFEHHAFTDALKRGQDNLDGKHGNCAIPKLVGSAERFGYTGDAGDLLAASFFWDTVVQHHTYASGGHGLSEYFGPADRWSTLIDGRTCESCNVYNMLKLTRRLFSLRPDAFYADFQERALFNHALSSMDPVTGDMSYMVPIGRGEQQEYQDMLHDFTCCVGTGMENHALHGYGIYYETGDTLYVTQFVPTAADVPGLGVHVAMDTDFPDGGHAALTLTMPSAREFTLAVRRPSWAGDEFAVRVNGADMPQPSLASLAAGRAGGRLVSQDPRVLPPSTFVELRRVWKSGDRVELVLPRTLRFETTPDNAQITAVMWGPMALAADLGPRRKGREEYTRPLVPVMVAAGRPVSDWVVPAGTQPGNFVARQVARIPEQPAAPTDVPLAPFYRTYERTYSVYMDVITPAGFDARVAALDAEAERVRELEAHTMGFVQPGNRAQEPNFNYQSDPANRPSQRAQGRLGRGGAGWFSYDLPVDANAAMALVVTYYDELGLPPAPADFEILVDGTSIAHFTPAATATGFYDARYAVPASLTRGKSKVTVRFQAGPQGRVAQVFGVRTVRDVLPGG; encoded by the coding sequence ATGCCCTCGTCCCGACGCGACTTCCTGGTGCGCTCCGCCTCCGCGGCCGCCGCTCTCTCCCTTGGCCTGCGCGGCACCGCGAGCGCCTCCGTGTTGACCGCCGCCGAGCGCGAGCAGGCGCTGGCCGACGGCGTGGTTCCCGACAAGATGGTGCGCGCCCGCCCCGTGCCGCTGGGCAACGTCCGCGTGCTGGGCGGTCCGCTCAAGCACGCGCAGGAGATGGACGGGAAGTATCTGCTCTCGCTCGACCCCGACCGCATGCTGGCGTACTATCGCATCCGCGCCGGGCTCGCCCCCAAGGCGCCGGGCTACGGCGGATGGGACGGCGACGGCCACAACCTCACCGGCCACATCGCCGGCCACCACCTGTCGGCGGTGAGCCTCATGTACCGCGCCACCGGCGACGAGCGATTCAAGCAGCGCGCCGACTATCTGGTGGCTGGGCTCAAGGAAGTGCAGGACAAGAACGGCGACGGCTATCTGAGCGCGCTCGAGCACGGACGCGAGGCGTTCGGCGAGTTGCAGCGGGGCATCATCCGCTCGCAGCCGTTCGATCTCAACGGACTCTGGTCGCCCTGGTACACGCTGCACAAGACGTTCGCCGGCCTGCGTGACGCCTACCGCCACACGGGCAATCGCGCGGCGCTCGACGTGGAGACGAAGTTCGCCGCGTGGGCCGAGGGGATCTTGGCGCCGCTCGACGCGCAGCAGTTGGCCGAGATGCTCAACACCGAGCAGGGGGGGATGAACGAGGTGCTGGCCGACCTCTGGGCCGACACCGGCGACGAGCGGTGGCTGCGTCTGTCGTACCGGTTCGAGCACCACGCCTTCACCGACGCGCTCAAGCGCGGCCAGGACAACCTGGACGGCAAGCACGGCAACTGCGCCATCCCCAAGCTCGTGGGCTCTGCCGAACGGTTCGGGTACACGGGCGACGCGGGCGACCTGCTGGCGGCATCGTTCTTCTGGGACACGGTGGTGCAGCACCACACGTACGCCAGCGGCGGCCATGGGCTGTCGGAGTACTTCGGGCCGGCCGACCGGTGGAGCACGCTCATCGACGGGCGCACCTGCGAGTCGTGCAACGTGTACAACATGCTCAAGCTCACGCGGCGGCTGTTCTCGCTGCGCCCCGACGCGTTCTACGCCGACTTCCAGGAACGCGCGCTGTTCAATCACGCGCTGTCGTCCATGGATCCGGTCACCGGCGACATGTCGTACATGGTGCCGATCGGACGCGGCGAGCAGCAGGAGTATCAGGACATGCTCCACGACTTCACCTGCTGCGTGGGCACGGGGATGGAGAACCACGCGCTGCACGGCTACGGCATCTACTACGAGACCGGCGACACGCTCTACGTGACGCAGTTCGTGCCGACGGCGGCGGATGTGCCCGGCCTCGGCGTGCACGTGGCCATGGACACCGACTTTCCCGACGGCGGCCACGCGGCGCTCACGCTCACCATGCCGTCGGCAAGGGAATTCACCCTCGCCGTGCGGCGCCCGAGCTGGGCGGGCGACGAGTTTGCCGTGCGGGTGAACGGCGCGGACATGCCGCAGCCGTCGTTGGCGAGCCTGGCGGCGGGGCGCGCCGGCGGGCGGCTGGTGAGCCAGGATCCGCGCGTGCTGCCGCCGAGCACGTTCGTGGAGCTGAGACGCGTGTGGAAGTCGGGCGACCGGGTGGAGTTGGTGCTGCCCAGGACGCTGCGCTTCGAGACCACGCCCGACAACGCGCAGATCACCGCCGTCATGTGGGGCCCGATGGCGCTGGCCGCCGATCTCGGCCCGCGCCGCAAGGGACGGGAGGAGTACACGCGCCCGCTCGTGCCGGTGATGGTGGCCGCCGGGCGGCCGGTGAGCGACTGGGTGGTGCCGGCGGGCACGCAGCCCGGCAACTTCGTGGCCCGGCAGGTGGCGCGCATTCCCGAGCAGCCGGCGGCGCCCACCGACGTGCCGCTGGCGCCGTTCTACCGCACGTACGAGCGCACGTACAGCGTGTACATGGACGTGATCACGCCCGCGGGGTTCGATGCGCGCGTGGCGGCGCTCGACGCCGAGGCCGAGCGCGTGCGCGAACTCGAAGCACACACCATGGGCTTCGTGCAGCCGGGCAACCGGGCGCAGGAGCCCAACTTCAATTATCAGAGCGATCCCGCCAACCGGCCGTCGCAGCGCGCGCAGGGGCGGTTGGGCCGCGGCGGGGCTGGCTGGTTCTCGTATGATCTGCCGGTGGACGCCAATGCCGCCATGGCATTGGTGGTCACGTATTACGACGAGCTGGGACTGCCGCCGGCGCCGGCCGACTTCGAGATCCTCGTGGACGGAACGTCCATCGCGCACTTCACGCCTGCCGCCACTGCCACCGGATTCTACGATGCGAGGTACGCCGTGCCGGCGAGTCTCACGCGCGGCAAGTCCAAGGTGACGGTGCGGTTCCAGGCCGGGCCGCAGGGGCGCGTTGCGCAAGTGTTTGGGGTGCGAACCGTTCGGGACGTGTTGCCCGGGGGCTGA
- a CDS encoding SUMF1/EgtB/PvdO family nonheme iron enzyme, which yields MSTDLLHKLQASLGAEYLLERELGGGGMSRVFLAEERRLGRRVVVKVLSPDVAPGFSADRFAREIGLAARLQDPRIVPLLRAGQIDDLPYYTMPYVDGESLRTRLVRGPVPVHEALGILRDVALALEYAHANSVVHRDIKPENILLSGRTAVVSDFGIAKAITAATLPLDGPAGLTALGTIIGTPAYMAPEQAAGGMVDARADIYAWGMVAYEMLAGTHPFAEHTTLQALLTAQMVDAPEPLARRRAGLSAEFTSLVDQCLAKDPNDRPASASALIERLTAAERGVVAPAPAPALARRKLAALAAAVVLLAAAGGWTYVRSERRHWAREVALPQAEQFLAADRPLAAFQLMTRAAEYLPGDTGIARAMQDNTTRVTVTSSPAGARVAIRDYNAPDSVWYTLGTTPIHAARIPKGTFRWKVSAPGARDYVAAPVSAPAMTFALDSSNAAPAGMARVPATVWGDYIAFVGWVGPFNMPAFFIDRFEVTNRQYQAFVDAGGYTKATYWTAPFVRDGKALTWQQAMALFRDRTGRPGPSTWEAGHYPDGQADYPVSGVSWYEASAYAAFAGKSLPAFAQWYEAAPGASAREVVRASNISRSAPAPVGAFKGVGPYGTYDMAGNVREWTLNTLDGERRFILGGSWSSPTYLYTEPELLSPFDRSPANGIRCVRNVAPVPAAAAASVKTLSRDFSTVHPASDAVFRAYRVMYRYDQTALNARDEGVVADTRDWTEEKVSYDAAYGNERVTAYLFLPKRVRPPYQTVLFFPSARVLDLSDSHQLGDTAFFDYVVQSGRAVLYPIYQDTYERRLRHTRPGTAAAAAVDVQQSKDVGRSLDYLATRPDIAGDKLAYLGVSMGAANGVIYATMAQDRLKAIVFLDGGFFLDAPPPGADQVDFAPRLTKPVLMVNGRYDFSFSPAQSQDPLFRMLGTPAADKRHVLLETPHDVDADRPALVAAVLGWLDRYLGPVQ from the coding sequence GTGTCCACCGACCTTTTGCACAAGCTGCAGGCCTCACTTGGCGCCGAATACCTGCTCGAGCGCGAACTCGGCGGGGGCGGCATGTCGCGCGTGTTCCTGGCCGAGGAACGCCGCCTGGGCCGCCGCGTGGTGGTGAAGGTCCTGAGTCCCGACGTGGCTCCCGGCTTCTCCGCCGACCGGTTCGCGCGCGAGATCGGTCTCGCCGCCCGGCTGCAGGATCCGCGCATCGTGCCTCTGCTCCGGGCAGGACAGATCGACGACCTGCCCTACTATACGATGCCGTACGTGGACGGAGAGTCGCTGCGCACGCGGTTGGTGCGCGGCCCGGTGCCGGTGCACGAGGCCCTGGGCATCCTCCGCGACGTCGCGCTGGCGCTCGAATACGCGCACGCGAACTCCGTCGTGCACCGCGACATCAAACCGGAGAACATCCTGCTCTCCGGACGCACCGCGGTGGTATCGGATTTCGGAATCGCCAAGGCGATCACCGCGGCCACGCTTCCCCTCGACGGCCCCGCCGGACTCACAGCGCTGGGCACGATCATCGGCACTCCCGCGTACATGGCGCCCGAGCAGGCCGCGGGAGGAATGGTCGACGCGCGGGCCGACATCTACGCGTGGGGGATGGTCGCGTACGAGATGCTGGCCGGCACGCATCCGTTCGCCGAACACACGACGCTGCAGGCTCTGCTCACCGCGCAGATGGTCGACGCGCCAGAGCCGCTCGCCCGGCGGCGCGCGGGATTGTCCGCCGAGTTCACCTCGCTCGTCGACCAGTGCCTGGCCAAGGATCCCAACGACCGGCCGGCCAGCGCGTCGGCGCTGATCGAGCGGCTGACCGCAGCCGAACGTGGCGTGGTCGCGCCGGCGCCGGCGCCGGCGCTCGCGCGGCGCAAGCTCGCCGCTCTGGCGGCCGCAGTCGTGCTGCTCGCCGCCGCCGGCGGCTGGACGTACGTGCGCTCGGAACGACGGCATTGGGCGCGCGAGGTGGCGCTGCCGCAGGCGGAGCAGTTTCTCGCCGCCGACCGCCCCCTCGCCGCCTTCCAGTTGATGACCCGCGCCGCCGAGTACCTCCCCGGCGACACCGGCATCGCGCGCGCGATGCAGGACAATACGACCCGCGTTACCGTCACGTCGTCGCCCGCCGGCGCCCGCGTGGCGATTCGGGATTACAACGCGCCCGACAGCGTCTGGTACACGCTCGGCACGACGCCCATTCACGCGGCGCGGATCCCGAAGGGGACTTTTCGCTGGAAGGTATCGGCCCCCGGTGCGCGGGATTACGTGGCGGCGCCCGTGAGCGCGCCCGCGATGACCTTTGCGCTCGATTCGTCGAACGCCGCGCCCGCCGGCATGGCGCGCGTGCCGGCCACGGTATGGGGCGACTACATCGCGTTCGTCGGATGGGTCGGCCCGTTCAACATGCCGGCGTTCTTCATCGACCGCTTCGAGGTCACGAACCGGCAGTATCAGGCATTCGTGGACGCGGGCGGATACACCAAGGCCACGTACTGGACCGCGCCGTTCGTCCGCGACGGGAAGGCGCTCACGTGGCAGCAGGCGATGGCGCTGTTCCGCGATCGCACCGGGCGCCCCGGCCCGTCCACGTGGGAGGCCGGGCACTATCCCGACGGCCAGGCCGATTATCCGGTGTCGGGCGTGAGTTGGTACGAGGCGTCGGCGTACGCGGCGTTCGCCGGCAAGAGTCTGCCGGCATTCGCGCAGTGGTATGAGGCGGCGCCGGGGGCGTCGGCGCGCGAGGTGGTGCGGGCCAGCAATATTTCACGGTCGGCGCCGGCGCCGGTTGGCGCGTTCAAGGGTGTGGGACCGTACGGCACGTACGACATGGCCGGCAACGTGCGCGAGTGGACGCTCAACACGCTCGACGGCGAACGGCGCTTCATCCTCGGCGGCAGCTGGTCGTCGCCCACATACCTGTACACGGAGCCGGAGTTGTTGTCGCCGTTCGACCGCTCGCCGGCCAACGGCATCCGGTGCGTGCGCAACGTCGCCCCGGTGCCGGCGGCGGCGGCGGCCTCGGTGAAGACCCTCTCGCGCGACTTCTCCACGGTGCATCCGGCGAGCGACGCCGTGTTCCGCGCCTACCGGGTGATGTATCGCTACGACCAGACCGCGCTCAACGCCAGAGACGAAGGCGTGGTGGCCGATACCAGAGACTGGACGGAAGAGAAGGTGAGCTACGACGCCGCGTACGGCAACGAGCGCGTGACGGCGTATCTCTTCCTGCCCAAGCGCGTGCGGCCTCCGTACCAGACCGTCCTGTTCTTTCCCAGCGCCCGCGTCCTCGACCTGAGCGACAGCCACCAGCTCGGCGACACGGCGTTCTTCGATTACGTGGTGCAGAGCGGGCGCGCCGTGTTGTATCCGATATATCAAGACACATATGAACGCCGCCTCCGCCACACGCGTCCGGGCACCGCGGCGGCGGCCGCGGTGGACGTGCAGCAATCCAAGGACGTGGGGCGGTCGCTCGACTACCTCGCCACGCGTCCGGACATCGCCGGCGACAAGCTCGCCTACCTCGGCGTGAGCATGGGCGCGGCCAACGGCGTCATCTACGCGACGATGGCGCAGGACCGGCTCAAGGCGATCGTGTTCCTCGATGGCGGGTTCTTCCTCGACGCGCCGCCGCCGGGGGCCGACCAGGTCGACTTCGCGCCGCGCCTCACCAAGCCCGTCTTGATGGTGAACGGCCGCTACGACTTCAGCTTCTCGCCCGCGCAGTCGCAGGACCCGCTGTTCCGCATGCTGGGCACTCCGGCCGCGGACAAGCGCCACGTCCTGCTCGAGACTCCCCATGACGTAGACGCCGACCGGCCCGCGCTCGTGGCAGCCGTGCTTGGTTGGTTGGACCGGTATCTCGGGCCGGTGCAGTAG